AGGGGGGTGCCGATCCCCCCTTAATCCCCCCTTAATAAGGGGGGTGTCTGACAATTTTTAACACCTACCTACTTAGTAGCTGAAACCCATTCGTCAAAGCTATGATTGTTTAGGACTACTTAGCACCGTCCGATGGCTCAAACTGACTCAATCCGTATCCGTGGCGCCCGACAACACAATCTCAAAAATGTTGATCTCGAATTACCCCGCAATCAGTTGATTGTTTTTACGGGAGTTTCGGGATCGGGCAAATCTTCCCTCGCTTTCGACACTATTTTTGCCGAGGGACAGCGCCGCTATGTGGAGTCCCTCAGCGCCTATGCGCGCCAATTTTTAGGACAATTAGATAAACCCGATGTGGATGCGATCGAGGGTTTAAGTCCGGCTATTTCCATCGACCAAAAATCCACTTCCCACAATCCCCGTTCTAGTGTGGGAACTGTAACGGAAATTTACGATTACTTGCGTTTATTGTTCGGTCGTGCCGGTGAACCCCATTGTCCCCATTGCGATCGCAATATTGCCCCCCAAACCATCGATCAAATGTGCGATCGAGTGATGGAATTAGCCGATAAAACCCGATTTCAAATCTTAGCCCCAGTAATTCGCGGCAAAAAAGGCACTCATAAGCAATTAATCTCTAGTTTAGCCTCCCAAGGCTTTGCCCGGGTGCGGATTGACGGCAAGGTAGTAGAATTATCCGAGGGCATCGAGTTAGATAAAAAACATCTTCATGATATTGAAATTGTTATTGATCGCCTGATCAAAAAAGAGGGTTTACAGGAAAGATTAGTGGATTCTTTAACCACTTGTTTAAAGCATTCCGATGGTGTAGCGATTGTGGAAATTCTCGATGAGAATAACGAAGATAATCCCGAAGTTACCAAAGAAATTGTCTTTTCCGAGAAATTTGCCTGTCCCGAACACGGGGCAGTTATGGAAGAATTATCCCCCCGTTTATTCTCTTTTAATTCTCCCTATGGTGCTTGTCCCAACTGTCACGGATTGGGCAGTTTACGGAAATTTTCGGCAGATTTAGTCATTCCCGACCCGAAACAACCGGTATATTCTGCTATTGCCCCCTGGTCAGATAAGGATAATTCCTACTATCTTTCTCTCCTCTACGGTTTAGGGCAAGCTTTAGGTTTTGAAATTCAAACCCCTTGGCAGAAACTAACAAAAACCCAGCAAGATATCATTCTCTATGGGAGTAAAGAACCGATCTATTTTGAAGATGATTACCGTTACGATAATGGTCGCGGTTACTATCGAGAATTTGCGGGAGTTATCAATATCTTAGATAGGAATTATCAAGAAACCACCTCGGAAGTTATTAAACAAAGACTAGAGAAATATATTGTTAACCAAACCTGCGAAGTTTGTCACGGAAAAAGATTAAAACCGGAAGCTTTATCGGTACGTTTAGGACAATATACGATCACGGATTTTACCGGAGTTCCCATTCGGGATTGTTTGCAGAGAATTAATGATTGTCATTTAACCCCAAGACAGGCATTAATTGGGGAATTAGCCCTCAAAGAAATCAAAGCGAGACTACAATTTTTAATCGATGTGGGATTAGATTATCTTACCCTCGATCGACCAGCGATGACTTTATCCGGGGGAGAATCCCAACGAATTCGATTAGCCACTCAAATCGGTTCGGGATTAACGGGAGTATTATACGTTCTCGATGAACCTAGCATCGGATTACACCAAAGAGATAATAGTAAACTGTTAGAAACCCTGCAAAGATTGCGAGATTTAGGTAATACTTTAATTGTTGTCGAACACGATGAAGAAACGATTCGGGCAGCTGATTATTTGGTCGATATCGGTCCGAAAGCGGGGATTCATGGCGGAGAAATCATCTGTCAAGGCAGTTTTAAAAGTCTTTTAAAGTCGAAAAAATCGATAACAGGGGCCTACCTATCGGGACGCAAAGTTATTGAAACCCCCCCCCAAAGAAGGTATGGGAATGGTAATGCTTTAGTCTTAAAAAATTGCCATCAAAATAACCTAAGAAATATTGATGTAACGATTCCTTTAGGAAAATTAGTCTCGATTACGGGAGTATCTGGTTCGGGCAAATCCACCCTAATTAATGAGTTATTATATCCAGCTTTACAACATCATTTAACCCGTTTAACTCCCTTCCCCAAAGAGTTAGATAAAGTGGAAGGATTGGACGCGGTTGATAAAGTAATTGTCATTGACCAATCACCGATAGGACGCACTCCTCGGTCAAATCCTGCCACCTATACGGGGGTTTTTGACATTATTCGCGAGATTTTCACCGAAACCATCGAAGCAAAAGCTAGAGGTTACAAAGCGGGGCAGTTTTCTTTTAATGTTAAAGGAGGACGCTGTGAAGCTTGCCTAGGCCAAGGGGTAAACGTCATCGAGATGAATTTTCTCCCCGATGTCTATGTGCAGTGTGATGTGTGTAAAGGGGCGCGTTATAATCGGGAAACCCTACAGGTTAAGTATAAAGGTTATTCGATCGCCGATGTCTTAGATATGACGATCGAGGAAGCATTAAAAGTCTTTGAAAATGTCCCCCGGGCCACCACCAGATTACAAACTCTTGTGGATGTGGGTTTAGGATACTGTAAACTCGGTCAAAGCGCCCCCACTTTATCCGGTGGGGAAGCGCAAAGGGTGAAATTAGCAGCCGAATTATCCCGACGGGCCACGGGAAAAACCCTATATTTGATCGATGAACCGACTACGGGATTATCTTTTTATGATGTGCATCATCTCTTAGATGTGTTACAAAGATTGGTCGATAAAGGTAATTCGATTATCGTCATCGAACACAATCTCGACGTGATTCGCTGTAGCGATTGGATTATTGATTTGGGACCGGAAGGAGGGGACAAGGGAGGAGAATTAATCGCGGTGGGAACACCGGAAACCGTGGCTAAATGTGAAAAATCCTACACCGGTCATTATCTTGCCCAAGCATTACTTCAATATCCCCCAAAAAAGCGGGATAATAAGTAATGGGACAAAATTAACTTCTTGGTTAGGATAGGCAAGAGGCAACAGGCAAGAGGCAAGAGGTAGTTAGATATGTATAATTAATTGTGTCTAGCTACTTATTAGGGAAGAACACAGAGATAATAAAGCCAATGATCAAGATTAGTATTTAACTCTTGTTCGCTCTTAATTTCCTGACCGGTTTTCCAAGAATAAATTTTAATCTCTTGAAAGTAAGACCTTAACTGTCTTAATTGTTCTTTGGGGGTGGCGTAATAATTTTGGAGACGAAAATTATGGGGTTCATCCCGAATAATTGCATAGTCAGCAGTCAATAACTGTTGGTAGCTAAGAGAGGGATTACAGGCCCGCAAAATCACCCAGAGGACTAAATTTACATAGCTACTAAAAGGATTGAAACTAATCTTTTTTTTCCAATCAAATTCTGGGATAATTCCCTGAAGATTATGACTAGAAAAACAAAAATAACCGCCAGTTTTACCGATGCGGCTAATTTCCTCTAAAACTAGAAAACGGTCAGCAGGGGAAATATAATCAATGCCATTAAAACTAAAGAGAATAAAATCAAAATAATTATCGGCAAATTGTTCTAGATTTCTAGCATCGGCCACTTGCCAGACTAAATGGGGGAATTTTTGACGACAAGCGGCGATCATTTCCGCAGAATAATCAACACCGATATATTCTCCCACAAGAGGGGCAAAATACTTCGTAGTCCGTCCCGCACCTACCCCTAAATCAAGCATTTTCATGGTTGATAAACGCTCTTGCAGCAGGGTTAAAATTGTCTTTTCTGCTGGCTGTAGTGCGGTTAATTGGGCATAATAACCGACAATACTAGGGTCTCTATAGGTTTGCTGATTTTTATCCTTAATCATTCTTGATCGCTCTTTCCTACTGCCATCTTTAAGAAAATATTTAGACTATCATAAGATGCGCTTAAATTATCAACTTGTCATCAATGGAGATTTTTAGCTCTTTTTTCCCATCTACAAGGATAGCATTTTCCAAAAGTGATAAAAGAAATGTAAAGTTATTTTATAGTAGTTGTCTTTGGTGTCTGTCTGTGTTACAATTACCACAACCAGTCATTATTAACACTTAGATAAAAAACTTCAAATATTATCTTAATCAATAGGAAAAAACATTTGTCTTGAGATGATATGAACAAAACTATTTTGAGCAATGCAATATTTATGACGTTTTTTTTATCGACGGTTAGTCATGGATATACTCAGAATGAGGCTTCTTTTCCTATTCGAGCTTTGGAAGGAGATAATTGTAATCGAGTAGTTGAATTGATCTATCAATCAGAAAAATTAGCATCAAATGACTCTAGCACAAAAGTTTATTTTGAAGGGTTTTTAAGAAGAATAGGAAAAGATGAAGATCAAACAAATACATCGGGATTTTGTGAACCAGCAACGGACAGGGAAACTCTATCTATTAAGATTATTATTGAAAATAATAATGAAATAAAAAAGATTGAATTACGTTCAGAAAAATTTCCTGGATATATAATATTCACACCCATATCTTTCGATATAAAAAATAATTATATTTTAGCTCGATACTATTTAGCTAATAACTGGGGTTCAGTAGATACTGGATATTTCACATACGATCTAAAATCCGATAAATTATCTTATATAGAAGCTTGTCAAGAAGAAGATTGGGTCGAATATAGAGGCTTTATTTCTTCATTAGAAATTGCTTTTAAGTGTTCTTCTTACGGTCAAGATCCAACAGAAACATCATTTATTTATGATATTTTTAATTCTAGCAATGGTCAAGTTTATCGAGTCAGAGAAAGAATCAGAATCAAACACGAAAGATTTGGTGAAATTGTTGATGAAATGTCAATCATCAAAAGGCAGGTTTTTTAATTAAATAGATCCTGCTAATACTGTATCAAAAATTATAGCTAGTTTAACGCTATTTTACGTTATTTTATAGTATTAGCCATAATTAAATCTCCCAGTCTTCATATTTTAAACCATCTATACGACTGAATTCACGGATATTATGAGTGATTAAAATTAACTCATTAGCCATAGCAAGAGCTGCAATTTGTAAATCATAACCACCGATAGGAATACCTAATTGATTTAATTGAGAACGAATTCTTCCATTGCAGAATTTTGGTCAAAAGGTAAAATACTAAATTGATTACAGAAACGCTCTAGCTTTGCTAAATTTTGCTCTTTTCTACTGCTTTTGTAAGCCCCATAATATAATTCTAATTGTACCACAGTAGATAAATAAATCTCGTCTGGCTGATGTTTTGCTAACTCATGAGTAACAGCCAAACTACTATTATTAAGTAGCTTAATACAAACATTTGTATCTAACAGATAAGTCATAGTAGTTGTTCTCTTTCCTCATAATCTGGCTGTTTTTCTCTTACTAATAATTCACCTTCCCAACCGCCAATTACTTCTTCAAAAAAGCCTTCTTGCCATTGGCTAAATGTAGTTTTTTCTTCTTGTTCTTTTAGAGATATTGGCTGATAAACTAAGGTAACTTCTAAATCTGTGTTTTTAAGTTCAGGCGGTAAAGATATTTGTAATGTTCCATCTTCTCCTACATGGGTTTTAAAACTAATTGTTTTCATGGTTTCGGCTAAGGTTACTACTATCATAAGGATAGTGTGATATGTCCTCGTCTGACAAGGTGCGTCCCTTGGGGTCTTTTAACCATAAAGACATCTTCACCCCAAAGAGGTTGGACATGGTAGAAATCACCATCGGATGAGAATGGTGATACATCCCACTCAAGACACCGTTACGGGGATCTATTCGAGATCGAACTCACGATGTTGCATAACCACGAGAAACTTGATATATTGGCAGTTGATAAATATTATTGAAAATTTACTGGCGGCATAAATATGTTATCAACTGATGTCAGACAAAAATCGATGATTAAGAGAATTGAGCAAGTTGTTTCTATTTTAATGGAAGATCGTCCTTTCTTTAAAGAGGAGCTTAATTGTTCAGAAATAGTGAAACATTTGGTTGAATTATTTGAAAAAAATTTACCTTTTGAGGAATTTAACACTATGTCAGAGGCAGAATTGAAAGAGCATTGTAGCTTTATTATGTCCACAGAAATCCTGTCAAAAATTGGCGGCGATTTTACTCCTGAACAAATGGCTATTTTCGATGAAGCAATTAAGCGTAAATAGGTAATTATGAGTTATTTGTTATATACTAATATCGTTTCTTTGATTATTAAGCGTGATCTTAAAGTTTATCAAAAAATTGAAGATGTCAAAGCTCAAAGAAAAAGTATCTTTATCAGTTGCATTACTTATTTTGAAATTAAGAGGGGATTGTTGGCAGTTGCTGCACCTAAACAAAGAGAAAGATTTAACAAACTTTCTCAGGATTATCAAATTATTTTATTAGATGATTTAGCTATTTTATAAAAAGCAGCCGAAATTCATGCTCATCTTAGATTAAGAGGATTACCCATACAAACAGAAGATATTTTAATTGCTGCTACTGCTATAGTTAAAAGTTTAATTGTTGTTTATAATAGCAGTGATTTATTGAGGGTTGAAGGATTAAGTTTAGAGAATTGGGTAGAGTTATAAATTAAACCCAATCTTTAAGTCATCCGACATATTTTAATAGCTTGAGTCAGTAAAGACGTGCGTTACACTACGTTAACGCACCCTACAAAATTGGCTATGCACTAATGATACTATGAACGAGAATTGGCGGGACGGTGATTTTTCCCGTGTCACTATCAAAATTAGGAGAAAGTGGCATAATATATATATGAGGGTGCTTATTTCCTATTAAAAACCGCCAACAACCCAATGAAAACTTTAAATCAGAATCCCTGGCAAGTAGAGGGAGGAGAAACCCTGCCTCTACTTTACGAAATTGATCAACATCTTTGGTTAGAGGAAACAATAAAACTCCTCCAGGAAAATCGCTTAGATGAATTAGATGTAATCCATTTAATTGAGGAATTAGAAAGCTTGAGTAAAAGAGATAAAAACCGAGTCAGTAGCTTACTTGAACAAGTGATCAGGCATTTATTACTTTTACAATATTGGACAACAGAAGCAGAAATAAATCGGAATCATTGGCGAGCGGAAATTATCAGTTTTCGCACGCAATTAAGAAAATGTTTAACGACGAATTTACAGAATTATTTGGCTGAGGAATTACCGATAATCTATCAGGATGCTTTCGATTATGTTCAACAAAAAACTGGTTTTTCTGGCGATTTTCCCTCAGAATGTCCTTACAGTTTAGAGCAATTATTAGATAAAAATTGGTTCAACTGTGAAGATTAGACATTAAAAATGATAGAATTATCGAGGAAAGCCGTTCTAAAACGATGGGTTTTTTAAGCGAAATTTGCGATAATAAGATGCGCTCAAATTATCCCCTTGGCATCAATGCAGATTTTTAGCTCTTTTGTCTCATCTACGGCCACTTTTGCCGAATTATCCCTACAAGCAGCCAAGGCCCCTGTTGATACCCTCACGGGTTGGTCATTAGAGGATCGCGATCCGCAGGTGATCGAAAAATTTGTCCCCCTTCTGGATTGGTTTTATCACCATTATTTTCGCGTCAAAACCGATGGTTGGGAGAATATTCCCCCCTCAGGACAAGTATTATTCATCGGCTCCCATAACGGCGGTTTAGCGGCTCCCGATATGTTTATGATGATGTATGATTGGTTTCAACGCTTTGGCAGCGATCGCTTAGTCTATGGTTTGATGGATTCGCGAGTCTGGCGAGTTTTTCCATCCCAAGCGCATCTAGTGGCCCAAATGGGGGCCATTCATGCTCATCCGAAAATGGCGATCGCCGCTTTGAATAGTGGTGCTAGTGTACTAATTTATCCAGGAGGTGCTACGGATGTTTTCCGTCCCCACAGTTTAAGAAATAAAATTCATTTTGCCGGTAATCTAGCTTTTGTTAAACTAGCTTTACAGTACGAAGTGCCGATTATTCCCGCCATTTCCCACGGCGCTCACTCGACCCTGTTTGTCCTCGACGATATTTATCCTCAATTAAAAGAATTGCATAAACAGGGTATGCCTTGGCCCTTCGGTATTGACCCCGGGACCTGTCCCATCTATTTCGGTTTACCCTGGGGATTAGCTATCGGTCCCTTGCCGAATATTCCCTTACCCGTATCGATACAGACGCGGGTTTGTCCCCCAATTATTTTTGAACGTTACGGCAAAAAAGCGGCCCGGGACCGCCGTTATGTACGCGAATGTTATGAGAAAGTCTGTTATTTGATGCAGCAACAACTCGATCAATTAGTGGCGGCCAATTCTCCCTGATACTATACAGGAAAGTCGGGACAAAGCGATCGCGATTGAGGATTTCTGCGGTCAGATTAACCCGCTTGTGAGATAATGAAGTGTTTTGAGCAAAGTTATCAGTACAGAGTTTTCTCTTGAGATTTGACGATTATTTGGGGAATGCAGAAAATTATGAAACTATTACCCGCAGAATGCCAGCATTTACAAGACAAAGTAGCCATAGTAACTGGGGCCTCGCGAGGGATCGGTAAAGCGATCGCCTTGGAATTAGCCAGCCAGGGTGCTACTGTAGTGGTGAACTATGCTAAATCTAGCAGTGCTGCCGATGCCGTTGTCGAAGAAATTACCGCGGCCGGGGGAAAGGCAATAGCACTACAAGCAGATGTGGCTAAAAGCGAAGAAGTGGATAATTTAGTGGACAGTACCAAGGAAAAATTCGGTCATATTGATGTCTTAGTTAATAATGCCGGTATTACCCGGGATACCCTGATGTTAAGAATGAAATTAGAAGACTGGCAAGCGGTCATCGATCTCAATTTAACCGGAGTTTTTCTCTGCACTCGCGCCGTCAGTAAATTGATGTTAAAACAGAAAAGCGGCCGCATAATTAACATCACTTCTGTATCCGGTTTGATGGGTAATCCGGGTCAATCTAATTACAGCGCCGCTAAAGCTGGTGTTATCGGTTTAACGAAAACTTTAGCCAAAGAATTTGCCAGTCGAGGCATCACTGTTAATGCCGTGGCCCCCGGCTTTATTGAAACTGATATGACTCATGACCTCAAAGCAGATGAAATTCTCAAATATATTCCCCTCTCCCGTTATGGAAAACCGGAAGAAGTCGCCGGAATGGTGCGTTTTTTAGCCGCCGATCCCGCCGCTATTTATATCACTGGTCAAGTCTTTAACGTCGATGGTGGTATGGTTATGGCTTAATTCAGTTATCAGTGATCAGTTATCAGTGATTAGTTATCAGTTATCAGTTATCAGTTATCAGTTATCAGTTATCAGTTATCAGTGATTAGTTATCAGATTAAAGTTTTAAGTTTTAAGTTTTAAGCTTTAAATGATATTATTCACCGCTCACTCTTCACTCTTCACTAATTACTGTTTACTAATTACTAATTACTGATTACTGATTACTGATTACTGATTACTGTTTACTGTTTACTGTTTACTGTTTACTGTTTACTGTTTACTGTTTACTGATTACTGATTACTGATTACTGATTACTGATTACTGATTACTGATTACTAATTACTGTTCACTGATTACTGTTTACTGAAAATGACTTACTGTTTAGGAATTATCAATCGTTTTGGCATTGTTATGGGGGCGGATTCTCGCACGAATGCGGGAGTCGATTATATCTCGGCCTATCGGAAATTATTTGACTTTTCGGTATCGGGAGAAAGAGTAATTATGGTCTGTACATCGGGCAATTTATCGATTAGCCAAGGAGTGATTCACGAACTAAAAAGAGATCTGCACAATCAAGAGGATAAAAATCTCCATTCTCTGACTCATCTCTACGATATCGCCCACTATATCGGTGATAAAAGTCGTCAAGTACAAGCTAGGGAAAGAACTTGGCTAGAAAAAGATAATATTGATTTTAAATGTAAGTTTATTCTTGGGGGACAAATTAAAGGAGAAGAACCGCAATTATTCCTGATTTATCCCCAAGGAAATCATATTCAAGCCACCAAAGAAACGCCCTTTTTACAGATAGGTGAAACTAAATACGGTAAACCGATTCTTGATCGCACTATTACCTATGATACACCCCTAGAGGAAATGGCTAAATGTGCCTTACTTTCCATCGATTCGACCATGAAATCGAATATTTCCGTCGGACCGCCTATCTATTTGAGTATGTATGAAGCTAATAGCCTAAGCCTACGTCATAAGTTACAATTGCGCCTAGGAGATCCCTACCTAGCCAAAATGCGGAAACTCTGGGAAGATTACGTCCGGCAAGCTTTCGAGGCTATGCCCAATGTGGAATGGCATTATACCGATGAAGACCCAAAAGAAGATATCATAATAGATTAAGTAACTCTTTGTGAATTAACTTTACAACTCGATGATCATTGTTACCTTGATGTTGGCAGGTAGTCTAGCTTGGTTTTTTAGTAGCCTTGCTGGTGGGGGCAGCCCCCTGATTCTACTCCCCGTTTTAGGTTGGTTTCTCGATGCTGCCGTCATTCCTCCAGTTTTGACCACGGGGATGCTAATCGGTAATGTCCAACGCATGGGAATGTATTGGCGCGCCATTGACTGGCCCTCGACGGTGTGGTATTTACCCGGGGCAATTATCGGATCTACCCTCGGCGCTTTTGTCTTTGCCCATTTACAATTCAAATGGTTGCCGCTAGTTTTGGGAATTTTTCTGGTTTTCTCCTCGCTTAAACAATTATTTCCCCAAGAAGAAAATCCTTTTTTTGAGATTAAAACTTGGTATTTTATGCCCTCGGGATTTATCTACGCTTTCCTCTCAGGATTAGTCGGTAGTACCGGCCCGATGATGAACCTGTTTTATATCAACTATGGGCTAGTTAAAGAACCAATGGTGGCAACGAAATCCGTTCACATGGTAGTAGTTCATGTGGCCAAATTAATCGCCTACGCAGCTTTTGGAGTTTTACATCTGCCCTTTCTCGGTTACGGTTTATTATTAGGATTAGCGGCCTGGCCGGGCAATTGGTTAGGACAAAAAGTTTTAGAAAAAATGAGTCCCCAGCAATTTAAACAAGCAGTGATGCTATTCGTTTCGATGAGTGGCCTATTGATGATCTGGCGAGAACGCGGCATCGTCTTTTAAAATTTTGCTGACAAGGGGACAAATTTTGCTAGAATACTAAATAAAGGCAAATTGTACTAAAACAGTGTAATACGCCGATCACCGTTAGATTTGCTCCTTGATTAACCCCCTAGCTGAAAATGACAGAAATCGCCAATTTTACCCTCGAACAAGGTTTAGAACGCTACCAACAGGGAGAAAGCGCCGCCAGTTTATTGCCGGAATTTAAACAATTAAGCGATCGCACTCCTAAAAATGCCGTCGTTTGGTCCTGTTTGGCTTGGTTATATATGCTCACCGATAAACCGGAATTAGCCCTAAAAGCCGCCCAAAAAGCCGTTAAACTCGATAAAGTTTCCCCCCAAAACCGGATCAATTTGGTTTTAGCTATGTTGGAAACCAAAACCGCCGGAGTTAGGGAACATATCGAACTGGTGCAACAATTAATTAGTTTAAACAAAGAAGTTCGCCAAGAAGTGGATGAAAATATCGCCGATGGTTTAGCTAGAAAACCCGATTGGAAAAGTTTAGAACGCGTTAAAGTTTGGTTAAATGAATAAGAATATGGAATTATCAAAACAGTTATTACTCGGCTTAAAAGCCAATGATTTTCGGCATCCCATCGACCTAGAGGCCACTAATTCCCTTAAACAATTGCCTGGGTTAGATATAGCCGTGAGAAGTTTATTAGGTTCCGTCGCTGAGGAATTCTTTTACTTAAATAATATTGCTGCTAGTGTTTTGGTGGGGGAAAAACAATTACCCGACCTGCATAATCTACTCCTAGAAGCTTGCCGAGTTCTCGACTTAGAACCACCTCAATTATACATTCAACAAAACCCCGTTCCTAACGCCTATACCTTCGCCATGCGCGGCAAAAAACCGTTTATGGTGATGCACACTTCCCTAATCGAAATGCTGACTCCCGCAGAAATTCAAGCGGTAATGGCCCACGAATTAGGTCATCTCAAATGTGAACACGGCGTTTATCTCACTTTAGCCAATATTATGGTCCTAGCGGCGGGATTACTGCCCAATTGGGGGACAATGTTAGCACGATCCCTACAGGAGAGAATGTTAGCATGGGTGCGCTGCGCCGAGTTTAGCTGCGATCGAGCGGCTTTATTGGCAGTTCAAGACCCAAAAATCGTCATGTCGGTGTTAATGAAGTTAGCCGGAGGTTCCCCCAGTCTCGCACCTTTATTAAATTTAGAGGCTTTTATCGATCAGGCCAAGTCCTACGATGCCGTCAGCGCCTCGGAAATGGGCGAAATGTTAAAGGGTTTGCAAACCCAACAGTTAACCCATCCCCTCCCCGTCCTGCGTGCGCGAGAAATCGATCGTTGGGCTAGTTCCCCCGATTATCACAATTTGTTAAAGGGGCCAAAAATGGGTTATAATGATAAAGCTAATGCCAAGGGCGAATGGCGAAATTGGTAGACGCACCACACTCAAAATGTGGCGAGGCAGCCCCTCATGTCGGTTCGAGTCCGACTCCGCCCATCAAATTACAGTAATTTCTGGCTATTATGGTGTTGATGCTTCCATCCGACTAAACATTAATCTCACGCCGAGGAGTAGATTTTACGCCTACTGGAAGCATCCTTACTACCTACCCCACTGGACAGACGAGATAGATAATTTCAGGTTGGAATTGAGCTTGCTGTTTCGCTCTCAGGTAATCTACAATCATGCCTTAGAACGGTTTGGTTATTGTTATCAAAAAGCACTGGGAAAAGCGAGCCGCAAAAGTTGATTAACTTTACCAGTTGACTGTCCTTGGACAATTGAGAAAATTGTTGATGAAGATTGGTTCCCTGGTTAATACATACTCAAAAATAATGCTGTTTTTTAAAGGATTAATATCGCTGTTAAAGTTGGGATTTTTAGTGACTGAATGATGGGTGTCCGACAAAAAACCCCCGCTAAAGGCGGGGGATATGGCCTAGTTCTGCTGTGATGCCTAGCTGAGACTTACACCCCGTAAACGAAGTCAGCATTAGTCATCGCCGCAGTCCCAACATTAGCAATTAGGTAACTACCGGCTGTGGTTGAGTCAGGGTTATAGAAGATGTTGCCGTCGCTAGGGGTAAAGTAGATGCCGGACAGGTCTGTTGGGTTCCAGCCGGGACTCCCCACGAAGAACCAGCCAGCGTTAAGGACATTTCCAGGCACATTACCACCAACAAAGCTCAGACCCGTGATCGCCCCCGGAGAAAAGGCGAAGCTGCTGTCAAGACTGTCCGCCAGAATGATCGTGTCATCGGCTACGGAGAATAGGGTGATCAGATCACGGCTCTGGGGATTAGCTGGGCCGGGGGGCAATGATATAAACGACACTTCCGTGAGCCTGAAGAAATCATTTCCAGCGCCACCGGTAAGGGTATCCTGACCGAAACCACCTTCGAGGGTGTCGTTGCCAGCACCGCCGTTGATTATGTTGGCGGAGGCATTACCCGTCACCGAGTCGTTACCAGCACCCATATTGGCGTTTTCAAAGTTGATGAAGCTTTCACCGCCAAAGTTGGTTAACCCAGTGGCCATATTGAACACGTAGTTACCACCGAAGACAGTGTGGTCGATGGTATCGATGCCAGCGCCACCGTCCATAGTTTCGTTACCAATTCCCGAAAAGAGGGTATCGTTACCTGCATCGCCCCGATAGATTCCGCCGTCGCCATCGGAGGTGATAACATCATTACCGTCACCGCC
This Microcystis wesenbergii NRERC-220 DNA region includes the following protein-coding sequences:
- a CDS encoding sulfite exporter TauE/SafE family protein; this translates as MIIVTLMLAGSLAWFFSSLAGGGSPLILLPVLGWFLDAAVIPPVLTTGMLIGNVQRMGMYWRAIDWPSTVWYLPGAIIGSTLGAFVFAHLQFKWLPLVLGIFLVFSSLKQLFPQEENPFFEIKTWYFMPSGFIYAFLSGLVGSTGPMMNLFYINYGLVKEPMVATKSVHMVVVHVAKLIAYAAFGVLHLPFLGYGLLLGLAAWPGNWLGQKVLEKMSPQQFKQAVMLFVSMSGLLMIWRERGIVF
- a CDS encoding proteasome-type protease, which codes for MTYCLGIINRFGIVMGADSRTNAGVDYISAYRKLFDFSVSGERVIMVCTSGNLSISQGVIHELKRDLHNQEDKNLHSLTHLYDIAHYIGDKSRQVQARERTWLEKDNIDFKCKFILGGQIKGEEPQLFLIYPQGNHIQATKETPFLQIGETKYGKPILDRTITYDTPLEEMAKCALLSIDSTMKSNISVGPPIYLSMYEANSLSLRHKLQLRLGDPYLAKMRKLWEDYVRQAFEAMPNVEWHYTDEDPKEDIIID
- a CDS encoding tetratricopeptide repeat protein encodes the protein MTEIANFTLEQGLERYQQGESAASLLPEFKQLSDRTPKNAVVWSCLAWLYMLTDKPELALKAAQKAVKLDKVSPQNRINLVLAMLETKTAGVREHIELVQQLISLNKEVRQEVDENIADGLARKPDWKSLERVKVWLNE
- a CDS encoding M48 family metallopeptidase → MNKNMELSKQLLLGLKANDFRHPIDLEATNSLKQLPGLDIAVRSLLGSVAEEFFYLNNIAASVLVGEKQLPDLHNLLLEACRVLDLEPPQLYIQQNPVPNAYTFAMRGKKPFMVMHTSLIEMLTPAEIQAVMAHELGHLKCEHGVYLTLANIMVLAAGLLPNWGTMLARSLQERMLAWVRCAEFSCDRAALLAVQDPKIVMSVLMKLAGGSPSLAPLLNLEAFIDQAKSYDAVSASEMGEMLKGLQTQQLTHPLPVLRAREIDRWASSPDYHNLLKGPKMGYNDKANAKGEWRNW
- the fabG gene encoding 3-oxoacyl-[acyl-carrier-protein] reductase — protein: MQKIMKLLPAECQHLQDKVAIVTGASRGIGKAIALELASQGATVVVNYAKSSSAADAVVEEITAAGGKAIALQADVAKSEEVDNLVDSTKEKFGHIDVLVNNAGITRDTLMLRMKLEDWQAVIDLNLTGVFLCTRAVSKLMLKQKSGRIINITSVSGLMGNPGQSNYSAAKAGVIGLTKTLAKEFASRGITVNAVAPGFIETDMTHDLKADEILKYIPLSRYGKPEEVAGMVRFLAADPAAIYITGQVFNVDGGMVMA